The region GTTGAAAATGGCCGCATCTTCGAAGCTCTGTTCCATGTGGCCAAGCATTTGAAATACTTGAGCCTGAGAGGGATTTCAAGGATCACTACATTGCCTTCCACTATTTCTAAATGCTGCAACCTCCAAATCCTGGACCTCAAGGCCTGTTACAATTTGGAAACTCTTCCTACTGAGATTAACAAGCTCTATAAGCTCACTCATTTCGATGTTTCAGAATGTTACCTCCTTCAGAACACCAATTTGTGGAGCCTTGTTCAACACCTTCACTTCCTCCAAACCTTAAAGGGTCTCAAGCTAGATCAATCCAATCTCAACTCCCTTCAAGCCTTGGCAGCTGCTGGTACCTTAAGGAAATTGAGCATCATACTCACTACACCCATCTTCAACATACATCTACTAACCACTTTGAGCAAGCTTTGCATTCTCACAATAACATGGAGGGTAGTGATGCCACAGCAACAACCAGCTCCAGAAAAAATTAGTGATGCAAACACTGAGACCACACCACACCCAAAACCAGAAATAAGTGATGAAGAAGGGGTGAAAGGTAGTATTGAGAAGGCTCTGCCAAATCTAAAGAAGCTTGACCTGAGATGCTATCCAAATAAAACTTGGCCAAATTGGGTTAAGAAGCATTCTTCATTGGAAACACTTTACATCACAGGAGGAGACCTGGAGGAGTTTCCCATGTTAGATCTGGATCTACAAAATCTCCAGCTTCTGCGTTTCAAATATTTAACCAAACTCAAATTGGGTCCGGACAACACACCTCAACCAAAATCCACCAAATTTCCCTCTCTCATCACCTTCCTTAACCATGACAGCAAGCCTAAGAAGTGACAAGAatgcatcatatcatatcatgcAACCTGACTCGCTCCCATCTCTGCCCGCCCACATCATATcccaacgcgcaatatatatagttGCAGCGTTAGTCACTATTTTCTTATTTGATTTGAAgtcctttttgttttgtttttctttaattttccaaTAAATCTGTTGTTGTGTTTATTATGCAGTAGCATTGATGAGATGCTTAATTGCTgccatattattattgtattgatATATAAAAGATTCCTACATCAAGTCAATCATCAATTTGTTGCTGATTACTGGCTGTTCACTCACATGAATTTGACGCAAGTCTGCTAGCTGTAATTGACGGAGCCTCAGTTTGAGTGATCGGGAGATCTCAAACCGGTTCTTCAAACAATGTAGTTGTATATTCTTGAAGTCATTCGTGTTCTTCACTTTGATTTGGAGATCAATCAAAAATAGGACACGCATTTAATGTGATGCCCCCGAACGTAGAAGTTGAATTCTCCGAATTGGGTTATCAAACTCTGTGTGTTCATTGTTGTCTTCTTGCTATTATATTCGTTATTTCTACTAATTGCAATAATCACTGAACTAGTTCAGAAGACAAGTGTTTAGGAAGCGTACATTGCTTAACTTAGTTCGTTACTTAATGTTTTAGCCCATGCAAATCATTTTTAAGTACATCATACTCCTGGCAATAAGTTGCCTAATTTCAGTTATTAACTACCAAATTAGGCGAAACATACCCAATTAGCTATCAATTTGAGTTTACTACTATTCGGCCTCTAGTACATTTGGAATTAGGTGCACTTTTAGCCCATCCAAATGTAATCCAATTCTTATACCATATAATGCTCCTAATATTTActagactctttttttttttaaaacaatatttaGTAGACTTTTGGtcaaactaaaaattaatatataatgctgcttttgacacacacacacatatatatatatatattatactcacAGCATTGGCCAAACAGTACTTCCGGTCTATATATACAATTGGAGCTTACAACGAAAGAACTTTTAGAATAATGGTTATAAGGCAATTAACTTCTTCTTAACAATATTGAATTTTGCAAATAGAAAAgaatatcatattttttcaaatgataaaattaaaaattaaatttgtgtgttttaatttttcaaacataACAACTTTTTAGTGGCATATAGGAGCTGAGTATGTCATATCGGCAAATTGATACAATATAATGACGTAAGCACTTCCATTAATTAACCACCGAATCACAAATATCCTATTTGACCTCTCTAAAATTCATCAAACTGCCTATTCGCCATTTATAATCATCATATCGACCGTTAATATATTACTAGGTTTatgatttaattaataaatatttagagcTATCGTGTCataaaatcacaaattttaaattaaatggcGCAAAATTTAAATCGCAATTGGTAACATATCAACTTCAaagaatgataataaataatggAATGATGCAACTTTAGAACGGGATAAGatataaaaatgattttttttttcagaaatcTATAACctatattgaaaatttaatttgatacaaaaagtcaaaaactaaaaattataagGAAAATTTTACATGATCAATAGTAGTGAAtttattatctttaattttttcgAGGGACAAGAGAAACTTGCAGGTATATCTAAAGTGTGTGTACGGTGGTACTGATAAACCTAATTTTGTGATTCTAATGGACAGATAATCGTATGGAGATAAATGAACTTAGTATACCATAATTTACGTTATTACTAAGTCAACTGTCTAACCAATTTGGTTTAGGTTGTCCCGAACTAAGGGCTGTTATTGCATAAAATTGCTCAAGAAATTAATATCATCACAGAATAAGCTGTATGGGAGTGTAAAGTCTTCCTCGACAGTTGAACTGTTAGAAGACATGATTAATCCTTCTTCAGATTCCGATGATGAATAATAGCTATTACCATTACCACCATATATAGGGTCCGAGAATAGCAACTCATTCCAGAAGCTCTCCAAGGGTTCTTCAAATGATTGTGATGAAGTGAAGGTTGATGACCCTTCAGTAGTACTGCAAGAAGTTTCCTGGGAATGAGAAGAGATTTCTGCCTGTACTGCATCGCAAATAATTGCAGTGTTAATTTGGTGCTTCTGATCTTGAGTGGCTTGGGGTTCTTGAGAGTTCTTTGATGGCTGAAGATCAAGCTGATCTGCATCTGATGGCTCAGGATCTCGTTTGTTGTGCAGGGCTAGGCCTAGGCGTTTCTTGAGGTTAGTGTGCCAGTGGTTCTTTATCTCGTTATCCGATCTTCCCGACAACTTTGCAGCAATGGCCGACCATCTGTCATAGGTTATACCACAatttatcagcaaaaattatgCACTGAACAATTTCATCAGCCTGTtaacttgataaccacaaagaTTTATTGGTCTTCTTAATGAGTTTGAGTCAATCAACAAAAAAGACAacctaaattatttttttactgaCTAAGGTCACAAAACAGGATTAACTCAAGGCACATCCTCTTATAATGACTACAGATTTTTCGTTActcaacacaaaaaaaaaaaaaaaaaaaaagagtaatatgATTTGCCCATACTTGTTCCCCAATTCTTTGTGCAATTCGAGAATCATCTCATCTTCTTCTTGGCTAAATCTTCCTCTTCTTACTCCAGGTTTAAGGTAATTCAACCATCTCAATCTGCAACTCTTCCCGCATCTTGATAGACCTGAAAATTCCCAAAACACAAAACACAGATGTTTTATCAAACCCTGTCTTTAAATTTCTTTTCTAGATAAACTGGGAGACAGCGAAAAAACCTAAACCTGCGAATCTAGGGAGTTGGCGCCAGTTCCAATGGCCATATCTGAGAACATAAGCTCTCAGTTTATCGTCTTCTTCCTCACTCCATGCCCCTTTCTTCAATCCATTTTTGTCAACACAAGGACCTCTCACCATCTTTGATTTCttccccccctttttttttggtataattttatatatagctATATATATCTCCTGATCTATGATGTGCTGTGTACATTAATTACTTTGTTTTGCCATCAATTTAGGAAAGCTCACTTTGTATATATAGGCACCCCAAGGTAACAAATAAAGTTTACTTTAGGTGGGAATCAATTCATTAATAAGTctaaaatatacatattaattatatatgtgaaaaataaaatattttgttaaaattttgtcTAAACTACCATGTAAATGGCGAATGGGGATTCCTTCCGTGAACTTAAATGAGAATGAAAGCTAAAAAAAATAGCCGTAAGATTTGAAATCTATCTAGGCTAGGAATATAATAGAAGTGGGACGAAAATGATAAggttttaaatataaattaattgtgtCAGAACTGTACTGACAGCTGTGATTGTTTagtcttatatataaaaaattaattaattaattaagaaaactGTTTAAGCTTAATCTGTATTATAGGTATATGCTGCTGATGCCATGCGTATGGCGTCATTGCTTCAGTGAGCATGTGATTATgcatttttatatgtttttttttttaatttattaggtatttgtttttatttaaaaaacaagCAATGCTTTGTATGATTTGTACGACTATTACATAGAAACTCAAAATTATTTGGTGCATACTTTGAACAattgttgtaaattttttttattatttctgaAAGAATTACAAAATGATTGGTATTACATAACTTTAATTTAAACATTGTCCAATAATTGTGAAATTTATGTCAATACTATTTTTTAACACCCAAATTGGGGAAAAAAACAAACTATTaacttttgttattttcttaGTCCAttcaaaattcatattttaatagaatacttttaattttatatattggtATAAGGCATTTTTTGTGACACATGATTGGAAGGAAGGTCAAGTCTATCATTGTTagaaattatttgtatataaattcTGTTGATGTTATTTTTTGCAAGTTAAAGATTTAGACACTCTCCAAAATTTGCCTTGTCTTTGTTGAGATAGGTATCTTGTATAGACCCAAAAAAATAACTATAGCCTGAGCTTTAATTTGTAATAAGAAGATCTAGCCGAAGTAGATCTGACTATGTTAGTCTTATGTTCATCAGAACCTACCATCACCAAAGCACTTCACTCGATCCACTTTGTCACAAGCCTTACTCATTGGTAGACCACTTTAAGATTTTCAAGTTGATGTGTTATTATCTAAGCATGGGGTCAACAAAAGAGTTAAGTCAGAATTAGAACGACAGATCCAAGGTCTACCAGGTGATGAtgttattactaaaaaaaaaataaaaaaaataaagaatgataAATAACTTAAGTCAAATCTTATTAATCGAACTCCTTGACTTTGGGTAGGGAGCAACATTAAATCTCCAGGCCAACTGTCCTACCCAATAGAGGTGTCTACAATCCAACGAGGGGATTATTTAATGTGTCCGACGGTAGAAACCCTGTGCTACACTCaaaaaaatcttattagtcgagctatacacaaaaaataagacaaagagtctaataaaaatttaaatttttttttatttaaattatattcatacTACATACCCAATAAAGCTAGAATCTTAACCACATCGCAATATTATGGACtacttgttaattttttattgttttatttaagtGACAGATAAAGTGATGTAAAAGATAGGTAATATAATGGTAAAGTTTGAAGTTTGACTTTTGTAAATAGTTGTGGGTGGAGAATAACTAGATCACGTCTTTTGCTATTTTTGCCGTATAGGGAACGTACAAGGAAACATCTTTGCCTAGCCATAAGAGGTAATTAAGTGATTGTGACACAAATATAGTGTAGTCTTCTCCCAATGCCTAGTTGCTGCCCTTTTAAAGCACGAGTTTCacattttgttgttttcttcgTCCATTCAAAATTCAAGTCTtagtataatacttttaaattagttttttgtttgGTCACACACTAACATCATATTTTGTATTATCCTCGTTACAAACTCTAAAGTTAAATATGAGacctatttaatttaaaaaaaaaaaaaaacctcacaTTTTATTCACTTCATAGGTTAATGTTTCGTATCTATGCcacttcaagatttcaagttcgACCCCTCACAAGAGTTaactattgaccttcttgatttgaggtGGTTAACCACGATTCCTACGAACAACCAAAACTGATTTATTCATGTAGTCTTTTGCCAGTTATAGTCCTAATGCGAGTTTTATCCAAAGCGCACTTTCATATAGCAACTATGAGTTTTTATGTAAATCAAATAAGTTATAATTACATTaccaatatttttctttttggaacTAAAGCAAAGCCTTTTGATATTTTGGCCTATAAGGAacatacaaagaaacatctctTTCAATTCAAAAAACATAAAGTTAATTGAGTGAGTGATAGTGACACAAATATAGTGTACGTGAGTCAATTGAATGCCTTGTTCCTTTTTATAAGCACGTGTCTCACATTTTGTTGTGACAGTCAAATATTTTCTGCCCCATGTTTAGTTTCAATTTGACGAGAACTAAATTCACGTTTAGATTTAACGGAAGTACCCTTGTGAGTTTCGTTcgattggaattttttttattttttttttagcattgaCTATTACAACATTATTACACATAGTAttgctctattaattttttcacattatattttgacttttatttttttgtcacaattaattatcattttaaaattttgttatttcacaatttaataaatattgatAACATAACCTCAATTACACATAATGTTTTTAATGCGGTTCGAACTCCTTATCATTACTCTAAAGTTATAATTATTAACgaatgtgtaattttatttcattataattGCGTAGCAATCAAGATCTCTCAATGAAAGATATTAATACGACATGAGATATTGTTCTAGATGAGAAAGATCATTCGTTCCCTCTGATCTAGCCtatctaataaattaaattatttaacttttcaaGATTACTCATTCTTTATTCCTCTCTGGtcttctttcattttctccGTCTTCAACGGCAAGCTTTTGGATCAAGTTgcctttataatttatatatatagacccACACGTAAGAACTAACAAACAAACCGTGTTAGCTTTCAACTAACAAACGCCAGGCCAGGCCAGGCTGCTAATTTCTACTCGGTtggttgtgtatatatatgattaacACTGGATTGGAGTAAAATAACACAAGTCTTTGCATAGTTACCAAATGTTCTGAAGATATAGGGTCAAAGATCAGGAGTTTGAAATTCAATAAGAAATTTAAATGGTACTataaaaaattctttaaaaaaaattccttggcagttataaaaatattacgtaatatttatactagctACTTTAGAATTACAATATTCAAATgattacaaatgaaataattaCATATATCTTTTCCTCCATATTTGCCACGATCCATTTTGATATAGCACCAACCTGAAATTCATTCAAGACAACTAACTTTGACGTCATCATAACTGTTGGGAAGATATAACCGAGTTATTAGCTTGACTATGCACTTTTTCTTGCCTGAAATCATTTATTGGTTTCTCATTTTCTTCAATTGTCATGGTtgccaaaagaaagaaaaattaaggaGGTGTTtgacaaatagttgttagttgataatGTTAGTGAGTTCGACTAACTGATAACATTAGATtgttgtagaaagatgtttaataaatt is a window of Ipomoea triloba cultivar NCNSP0323 chromosome 11, ASM357664v1 DNA encoding:
- the LOC115996978 gene encoding transcription factor MYB13-like; protein product: MVRGPCVDKNGLKKGAWSEEEDDKLRAYVLRYGHWNWRQLPRFAGLSRCGKSCRLRWLNYLKPGVRRGRFSQEEDEMILELHKELGNKWSAIAAKLSGRSDNEIKNHWHTNLKKRLGLALHNKRDPEPSDADQLDLQPSKNSQEPQATQDQKHQINTAIICDAVQAEISSHSQETSCSTTEGSSTFTSSQSFEEPLESFWNELLFSDPIYGGNGNSYYSSSESEEGLIMSSNSSTVEEDFTLPYSLFCDDINFLSNFMQ